One region of Paraburkholderia acidiphila genomic DNA includes:
- a CDS encoding alpha-ketoglutarate-dependent dioxygenase AlkB family protein produces the protein MFDLFDDTPAPDVAWHPSWLTPSAAAEALARIVAEADWRQERIRTPGGWVDQPRLTAWQGDEGAVYIYSGIRNIPQPWTRQVAELRDAISALCGVRFNSVLLNRYRMGTDSMGWHADHEPELGPEPVIASLSLGATRRFDLRHNATGVVRSFQLTSGSLLVMQGKTQAQWRHRVPKEPAVTGERVNLTFRVVTPALRT, from the coding sequence ATGTTCGATCTTTTCGACGATACGCCGGCCCCCGACGTGGCGTGGCATCCGTCATGGCTCACGCCCAGTGCGGCCGCCGAGGCGCTCGCGCGCATCGTTGCCGAGGCCGACTGGCGCCAGGAACGCATCCGCACGCCCGGCGGCTGGGTGGACCAGCCGCGCCTCACGGCCTGGCAGGGCGACGAGGGCGCGGTGTACATCTACTCAGGCATCCGAAATATTCCGCAGCCGTGGACTCGCCAGGTTGCCGAACTGCGCGACGCCATCTCGGCGCTTTGCGGCGTGCGCTTTAACAGCGTGCTGCTCAACCGTTACCGCATGGGCACGGACAGCATGGGCTGGCACGCGGACCACGAACCCGAACTCGGCCCCGAGCCGGTGATCGCTTCGCTGAGCCTCGGCGCGACGCGGCGCTTCGACTTGCGTCACAACGCGACGGGCGTGGTGCGCTCGTTCCAGCTGACGAGCGGCAGTCTGCTCGTCATGCAAGGTAAGACACAGGCGCAATGGCGGCATCGCGTGCCGAAAGAACCTGCCGTGACTGGCGAGCGCGTGAATCTTACGTTTCGTGTGGTGACGCCGGCTTTGCGGACGTAG
- a CDS encoding heavy metal response regulator transcription factor, producing MKVLVIEDERKVVDYLRSGLTEQGWVVDVAMDGEEGAWMATEYDFDVIVLDVMLPKLDGFGVLRAVRTKKDTPVIMLTARDRVDDRVHGLRDGADDYLTKPFSFLELVERLRALTRRARTQESTLISVGDLQVDLISRRATRDGVRLDLTAKEFQLLSVLARRRGEILSKTLITELVWDVNFESNANVVETAIKRLRAKLDGPHAAKLLHTIRGMGYVLEVREEGGQTS from the coding sequence ATGAAAGTATTGGTTATCGAAGACGAGCGCAAGGTCGTGGACTACTTGCGCAGCGGACTCACGGAACAGGGCTGGGTCGTGGACGTCGCCATGGACGGCGAGGAAGGCGCGTGGATGGCCACGGAATACGACTTCGACGTGATCGTGCTCGACGTCATGCTGCCGAAACTCGACGGCTTCGGCGTGCTGCGCGCCGTGCGCACGAAGAAGGACACGCCGGTCATCATGCTCACGGCGCGCGACCGCGTGGACGACCGCGTGCATGGCTTGCGCGACGGCGCCGACGACTATCTCACGAAACCGTTCTCGTTTCTCGAACTCGTCGAGCGGCTGCGCGCGCTTACGCGGCGCGCGCGCACACAGGAATCCACGCTGATATCGGTGGGCGATCTGCAGGTGGATCTCATCAGCCGACGCGCAACGCGCGACGGCGTGCGTCTCGATCTCACGGCGAAGGAGTTCCAGTTGCTTTCGGTGCTCGCGCGGCGGCGCGGCGAGATCCTCTCCAAGACGCTGATTACCGAGCTGGTGTGGGACGTGAATTTCGAAAGCAACGCGAATGTGGTGGAAACGGCGATCAAGCGGCTGCGCGCCAAGCTCGACGGCCCGCATGCGGCCAAACTGCTGCACACCATACGCGGTATGGGCTACGTGCTCGAAGTGCGCGAGGAAGGAGGCCAGACGTCATGA
- a CDS encoding heavy metal sensor histidine kinase, with the protein MKRSISLRLSAMFAAVSLIVFTLTGAGLFFLMQRQLFNELRETLDTRARIASLIVSHAPDVQKWAFVQEKLRDLSPADSRMHYYVEGPDPRFRFGTPIVGKVTGNLGPNHVLVRPPDCSYDIITTTFIVPASGDRPKVKLVVGSDCVRTEGMLRRFGIALGVLIALSTIAVALLSRAVTRFGLAPLTRLSREAAQLSPSNRRQRLHADELPEELHELATSFNGALERLDKAYERLESFNADVAHELRTPVSILIGQTQVALTRDRSVEQLQQTLQSNLEEFERLRVIVNDMLFLSRSDRGERATDLAEVSLRSEIERMLDFLEMPLEEAQLHVEVQGDARAWVNTSLIGRAVSNLFVNAIQHSQPGTTLRATVAPQDGHVEIAVSNPGEPLDPVTREHIFDRFYRIQEARSNSHENHGLGLSIVKAVAEMHGGTVFVRSADGVNTFGFSVAVDGVHAPEAPVAGISRQGRAGLPLHVSP; encoded by the coding sequence ATGAAACGCTCGATCTCGCTGCGGCTTTCGGCGATGTTCGCAGCGGTGTCGCTCATCGTGTTCACGCTCACGGGCGCGGGACTCTTCTTCCTGATGCAGCGCCAGCTCTTCAACGAGTTGCGCGAAACGCTGGATACGCGCGCGCGCATTGCGAGCCTGATCGTCTCGCACGCACCGGACGTACAGAAGTGGGCCTTTGTGCAGGAAAAGCTGCGCGACCTTTCACCCGCGGATAGCCGCATGCACTACTACGTCGAAGGCCCTGATCCGCGCTTTCGTTTCGGCACGCCCATTGTCGGCAAGGTCACGGGTAACCTCGGCCCGAACCATGTGCTCGTGCGTCCGCCCGACTGCAGCTACGACATCATCACGACGACCTTTATCGTGCCCGCGAGCGGCGACCGGCCCAAGGTGAAACTCGTGGTCGGCAGCGACTGCGTCCGTACCGAAGGCATGCTGCGGCGCTTTGGCATCGCGCTCGGCGTGCTGATCGCGCTGTCCACCATCGCGGTGGCGCTGCTGAGCCGCGCGGTTACGCGCTTCGGGCTTGCGCCGCTCACACGCCTTTCGCGCGAAGCCGCGCAACTGAGCCCGTCGAACCGGCGCCAGCGCTTGCACGCGGACGAACTGCCCGAGGAACTGCACGAACTCGCCACGTCGTTCAACGGCGCGCTGGAGCGCCTCGACAAGGCTTACGAGCGCCTCGAATCGTTCAACGCCGATGTGGCGCACGAACTGCGCACGCCGGTGAGCATCCTGATCGGCCAGACCCAGGTGGCGCTCACGCGTGACCGTTCGGTCGAGCAGCTGCAACAGACCCTGCAATCGAATCTTGAGGAATTCGAACGATTGCGCGTGATCGTGAACGACATGCTGTTCCTCTCGCGCAGCGACCGCGGCGAACGCGCGACGGACCTCGCGGAGGTGTCGTTGCGCTCGGAGATCGAGCGCATGCTCGATTTTCTGGAAATGCCGCTCGAAGAGGCGCAGCTACACGTGGAAGTGCAAGGCGACGCGCGCGCATGGGTGAATACGTCGTTGATCGGTCGCGCCGTGAGCAATCTGTTCGTCAACGCGATCCAGCATTCGCAGCCAGGCACGACGCTGCGCGCCACGGTCGCGCCGCAGGACGGTCACGTCGAGATTGCCGTTTCGAATCCCGGCGAACCGCTCGATCCGGTGACGCGCGAGCATATTTTCGACCGCTTCTACCGCATTCAGGAAGCGCGCTCGAACAGCCACGAAAATCACGGTCTCGGGCTTTCGATCGTCAAGGCCGTGGCCGAAATGCACGGCGGCACAGTGTTCGTGCGCAGTGCGGATGGCGTCAACACGTTCGGGTTTTCCGTGGCGGTGGACGGCGTCCACGCGCCCGAAGCACCCGTTGCCGGCATCTCGCGCCAGGGCCGCGCAGGCTTGCCGCTGCACGTCTCGCCCTGA
- the mdcH gene encoding malonate decarboxylase subunit epsilon, with the protein MTLALLFPGQGAQSTGFLHKLPQHDAVRATLDEASAALGFDVLTLDSDEALRSTVAVQIGLTVAGVAVARALAHEDLVPQFSAGLSVGAYAAAVSCEALAFGDALHMVRKRAELMENAWPSGYGLTAVAGLSETQVETLAHASARECGEQVYVANVNAPRQIVVAGADAALEAFAARALAAGARKAQRLAVAVPSHCELLAEAAESLAEWSRDIPFRTPRGVYVDNRGGRPLYNADAIHADLATNMRYTVRWYDAHTVMIESGASVLVEAPPGQVLTDIAREQYPEVAALASSGLPLERLVAIVRRRLGEDT; encoded by the coding sequence ATGACGCTCGCCCTGCTCTTTCCCGGCCAGGGCGCGCAAAGCACAGGCTTCCTCCACAAACTGCCGCAGCACGACGCAGTGCGGGCCACGCTCGACGAGGCGTCGGCCGCACTCGGCTTCGACGTCCTCACACTCGATAGCGACGAAGCCTTGCGCTCCACGGTTGCCGTTCAGATCGGCCTCACGGTCGCGGGCGTCGCCGTGGCGCGCGCGCTCGCGCATGAAGACCTCGTGCCGCAGTTCAGCGCCGGGCTTTCAGTGGGCGCGTATGCGGCCGCGGTAAGCTGCGAGGCCCTGGCGTTTGGCGACGCGCTGCACATGGTGCGCAAACGCGCCGAGCTGATGGAGAACGCGTGGCCCTCGGGCTATGGCCTCACGGCCGTTGCCGGGTTGAGCGAGACTCAGGTGGAAACACTGGCTCACGCGTCTGCGCGTGAGTGCGGCGAACAGGTGTACGTGGCGAACGTCAACGCGCCGCGCCAGATCGTCGTGGCCGGCGCCGATGCCGCGCTCGAAGCCTTCGCGGCCCGCGCGCTCGCCGCTGGTGCGCGCAAGGCGCAACGGCTCGCAGTGGCCGTTCCTTCGCATTGCGAACTATTGGCCGAAGCCGCCGAATCGCTCGCCGAGTGGTCGCGCGACATACCGTTTCGCACGCCACGCGGCGTTTATGTGGACAATCGCGGCGGCCGGCCGCTCTACAACGCCGACGCCATCCACGCCGATCTCGCCACCAACATGCGCTACACGGTGCGCTGGTACGATGCGCACACGGTCATGATCGAATCGGGTGCGAGCGTGCTGGTCGAAGCACCGCCCGGTCAGGTGCTCACGGACATCGCCCGCGAGCAGTATCCCGAGGTGGCCGCACTCGCGAGTTCAGGTTTGCCGCTGGAGCGGCTTGTTGCGATCGTGCGGCGCCGGCTCGGCGAGGACACCTGA
- a CDS encoding AI-2E family transporter — MEGNKHLHQTSFYLLLFAVSIALCFILAPFFSTVLWGAILALIFQPVQRRLVARLGRRRNLAALITLAICLVIVIFPLTLVTATLVQQVASAYQQVRSGSLDFGAYFTQIVHALPESIQNLLARYDLMDLPGLQQRLSAGAAQISQFVATRALSFGQNTLQFLVSFGVMLYLFFFLVRDGREISRLVRDAIPLDEQHKLHLMRKFTTVIRATVKGNVAVAVVQGGLGGIALWVLGIQGALLWGFVMMLLSLLPAVGAALVWGPIAIYFLSTGAVAKGVGLIVFGSVVIGTVDNVLRPVLVGKDTRLPDWVVLISTLGGISLIGINGFVIGPLIAALFISCWDLLRKDQHNIENERAPVEDEPV, encoded by the coding sequence ATGGAAGGCAACAAGCACCTTCACCAGACATCGTTCTATTTGCTGCTGTTCGCGGTGTCCATCGCGCTGTGCTTCATCCTCGCGCCGTTTTTCAGCACGGTGCTCTGGGGCGCCATACTCGCGTTGATCTTCCAGCCGGTGCAGCGCCGGCTCGTCGCGCGCCTCGGGCGGCGGCGCAATCTCGCCGCGCTCATCACGCTCGCGATCTGTCTCGTCATCGTGATCTTTCCGCTCACGCTCGTGACGGCCACGCTCGTGCAGCAGGTCGCCTCGGCGTATCAGCAGGTGCGCAGCGGCAGTCTCGACTTCGGCGCGTACTTCACGCAGATCGTCCATGCCCTGCCCGAGTCGATTCAGAACCTGCTCGCGCGCTACGACCTCATGGATCTGCCGGGGCTGCAGCAGCGCCTTTCGGCGGGCGCCGCGCAAATCAGCCAGTTCGTCGCCACGCGCGCGCTCTCGTTCGGGCAGAACACGCTGCAGTTTCTGGTGAGCTTCGGCGTGATGCTCTATCTGTTCTTCTTCCTCGTGCGCGACGGCCGCGAAATATCGCGGCTCGTGCGCGACGCCATTCCGCTCGACGAGCAGCACAAGCTGCATCTCATGCGCAAGTTCACGACGGTCATCCGCGCAACCGTGAAGGGCAACGTGGCGGTGGCGGTCGTGCAGGGCGGCCTGGGCGGCATCGCCCTCTGGGTGCTCGGCATTCAGGGCGCGCTGCTGTGGGGCTTCGTGATGATGCTGCTCTCGCTGTTGCCCGCCGTGGGCGCGGCGCTCGTGTGGGGGCCCATTGCGATCTACTTCCTCTCCACGGGGGCGGTGGCGAAGGGCGTCGGACTCATCGTCTTCGGCTCGGTCGTGATCGGCACCGTGGACAACGTGCTGCGCCCCGTGCTCGTGGGCAAGGACACGCGCCTGCCCGACTGGGTCGTGCTGATCTCGACACTCGGCGGCATCTCGCTCATCGGCATCAACGGCTTCGTGATCGGGCCGCTCATCGCCGCGCTCTTCATCAGTTGCTGGGACCTGCTGCGCAAGGACCAGCACAACATCGAGAACGAGCGCGCGCCCGTGGAAGACGAGCCCGTGTAA
- a CDS encoding malonate decarboxylase holo-ACP synthase, with product MRVCAAPPFADDAPRVDDARWRAHDLLRVARLAPCDNEPDWVRGALARAPWVVVRRTRAAEGVLAVGVRGSVRSERFGTWLGIEDIESSASPEDLLEVDPLHARRALPAFIALAALRTPASSLRNHVWGPTGSAGFELATGVPTLTASSDLDILIRVPQRISRAAIDSLAQALAQAASRAGTRIDAQLETPAGGVALAELAMHKPRVLARASSGAQLVADPWHTP from the coding sequence ATGCGCGTGTGCGCCGCCCCGCCGTTTGCGGATGATGCGCCGCGCGTGGACGACGCGCGCTGGCGCGCGCACGACCTGCTCCGCGTCGCTCGCCTCGCGCCTTGCGACAACGAGCCGGATTGGGTGCGCGGCGCGCTCGCTCGCGCGCCCTGGGTCGTCGTGCGGCGCACGCGTGCTGCCGAAGGCGTCCTGGCGGTCGGCGTACGCGGCAGCGTGCGTTCGGAGCGTTTCGGCACGTGGCTTGGTATTGAGGATATCGAATCATCTGCGAGCCCGGAAGATCTTCTCGAAGTCGATCCCCTGCACGCACGCCGCGCACTGCCTGCGTTTATCGCGCTAGCCGCCCTGCGCACCCCTGCATCGTCATTGCGCAATCACGTTTGGGGCCCCACGGGCAGCGCCGGTTTCGAGTTGGCCACGGGCGTTCCCACGCTCACGGCATCGAGCGATCTCGACATCCTGATTCGCGTGCCGCAACGCATCTCTCGCGCAGCGATCGACTCGCTTGCGCAAGCCCTCGCGCAAGCCGCCAGCCGCGCCGGCACACGCATCGACGCGCAACTCGAAACGCCCGCAGGCGGCGTCGCGCTCGCCGAACTCGCGATGCACAAGCCGCGCGTGCTGGCGCGCGCTTCGAGCGGCGCGCAACTCGTCGCCGACCCTTGGCACACTCCATGA
- a CDS encoding metallophosphoesterase, with protein sequence MPRLSFLVRFIAIGVLLHAYVGFRLIPDLPVPAAGKWLAVLWLVLSVLFIPPGLLARRFKRQPLGDRLAWIGMLAMGFFSSLLMLTILRDIVLASAMTVEALWPHAINLAGWRIVSAAAVIALAFLSTGFGFFNARRRARVRSVEVPIRGLPAALDGFTIVQLSDIHVGPTIKHGYVDAIVRAVNQLDADVVAITGDVVDGSVAHLAEHTAPLGKLHAHHGVYVVTGNHEYYSGADAWIAEFRRIGLTVLMNQHVVIEHGGARLVLAGVTDYTGGQFDPAHRSDPAAALRDAPPDVNTRVLLAHQPRTAHAAADAGFTLQLSGHTHGGQIFPWNFLVRLQQPFTAGLEKLGGLWVYTSRGTGYWGPPKRLGAPSEITRVRLVGAQ encoded by the coding sequence ATGCCCCGACTCTCGTTTCTGGTCCGCTTCATCGCCATCGGCGTGCTGCTGCATGCCTATGTCGGCTTTCGCCTGATTCCCGACCTGCCCGTGCCCGCCGCCGGCAAATGGCTGGCCGTACTGTGGCTCGTGCTGTCGGTGCTGTTCATCCCGCCCGGCTTGCTCGCGCGGCGCTTCAAGCGCCAGCCGCTCGGCGACCGCCTCGCCTGGATCGGCATGCTCGCCATGGGCTTCTTCTCGTCGCTGCTCATGCTGACTATCTTGCGCGACATCGTGCTCGCCTCGGCCATGACCGTGGAGGCGCTGTGGCCTCACGCCATCAATCTCGCCGGCTGGCGCATCGTGAGCGCCGCCGCCGTGATCGCGCTTGCGTTCCTCTCTACCGGGTTCGGCTTCTTCAACGCGCGGCGGCGCGCGCGCGTGCGCAGCGTCGAGGTGCCGATTCGCGGCCTGCCCGCCGCGCTCGACGGCTTCACCATCGTGCAGCTGAGCGACATTCACGTCGGGCCGACGATCAAGCACGGCTATGTCGATGCGATCGTGCGCGCCGTGAACCAGCTCGACGCCGACGTGGTCGCCATTACGGGCGACGTGGTGGACGGCAGCGTGGCGCATCTCGCCGAGCACACCGCGCCGCTCGGCAAGCTCCATGCGCATCACGGCGTGTATGTCGTGACCGGCAACCACGAGTACTACTCGGGTGCGGATGCCTGGATTGCCGAGTTCCGCCGCATCGGCCTCACGGTGCTGATGAATCAACACGTGGTGATCGAGCATGGCGGTGCGCGGCTCGTGCTGGCCGGCGTGACCGACTACACGGGCGGCCAGTTCGATCCAGCGCACCGCAGCGATCCGGCCGCGGCGCTGCGCGACGCGCCCCCCGACGTCAACACGCGCGTGCTGCTGGCGCACCAGCCGCGCACGGCCCACGCCGCCGCCGACGCGGGCTTCACGCTGCAACTCTCCGGCCACACGCACGGCGGCCAGATCTTCCCGTGGAATTTCCTCGTGCGGCTGCAGCAGCCGTTCACGGCGGGCCTCGAAAAGCTCGGCGGCCTCTGGGTCTACACGAGCCGCGGCACGGGCTACTGGGGGCCGCCCAAGCGCCTTGGCGCGCCTTCGGAAATCACGCGCGTACGGCTCGTGGGCGCACAGTAA
- the mdcE gene encoding biotin-independent malonate decarboxylase subunit gamma, whose amino-acid sequence MNDTTTSRGARWLRALAGEQLQGACVQYADASLNDETARFITVVPDPANRFPRARDNVVGLEQGWQLAKAVREAIAEDVASGKRRPIIAIVDVKSQAYGYREEMLGIHLACASAVDAYASARLAGHPVVALIVGPAMSGAFLAHGYQANRIVALDAPGTMVHAMGKEAAARVTRRSVEDLDALGEKIVPMSYSMASFAKLGLLDELIEGVDADAPSDAQIARVRDVLAQKVREARGDKSGLAHRLQGESAQRTRAASIEVRKRLAQQWDAS is encoded by the coding sequence ATGAACGATACGACGACAAGCCGCGGCGCACGCTGGCTGCGCGCCCTCGCGGGCGAGCAATTGCAGGGCGCATGCGTGCAATATGCGGATGCGTCGCTTAACGACGAGACCGCGCGCTTCATCACCGTCGTGCCCGATCCCGCTAACCGCTTTCCGCGCGCGCGCGACAACGTCGTGGGCCTCGAACAAGGCTGGCAGCTCGCGAAGGCCGTGCGCGAAGCGATTGCGGAAGACGTCGCAAGCGGCAAGCGCCGCCCCATCATCGCGATCGTCGATGTGAAGAGCCAGGCCTATGGCTATCGCGAGGAGATGCTCGGCATTCACCTCGCCTGCGCCTCCGCAGTCGATGCCTATGCGAGCGCGCGGCTTGCCGGGCATCCCGTGGTGGCGCTGATCGTCGGGCCGGCGATGTCGGGTGCGTTCCTCGCCCATGGTTATCAGGCCAATCGCATCGTCGCGCTCGACGCCCCCGGCACGATGGTCCACGCCATGGGCAAGGAAGCGGCGGCGCGCGTCACGCGGCGCAGCGTGGAAGACCTCGACGCACTCGGCGAAAAGATCGTGCCGATGTCGTATTCGATGGCCTCGTTCGCGAAGCTCGGTTTGCTCGACGAGCTGATCGAGGGCGTCGACGCGGACGCGCCCAGCGACGCGCAGATCGCCCGCGTGCGCGATGTGCTCGCGCAGAAAGTGCGCGAAGCGCGCGGCGACAAGAGCGGTCTCGCGCATCGTTTGCAGGGCGAGTCGGCGCAGCGCACGCGCGCGGCGTCGATCGAGGTGCGCAAGCGCCTCGCGCAACAGTGGGACGCCAGCTGA
- a CDS encoding efflux transporter outer membrane subunit codes for MKWRNTRPRPLACFTALGAIGLAACTVGPDYHAPQTQSPTAWRVDSADSYWHAAQPSHAPLDPQWWQAFDNPEFDALETAALAENQTLRVAAAHYAQARATLASVSSQQSPQVGLDTGLARERVSANRPLTNYATPNTSTVQNQVTVGATVSYELDLFGRIRRMVESAQASTQQAGDDLANARLVLTAELATDYFAMRELDNEIDVVNRSAQLQQKALDFVSAQHDLGAVSGLELLQQKAQLAATQTQVHLLENQRQQEQNAIAVLVGRAAPDFTIAQKVTPLPVPALPTGLPSELLQRRPDVASAERAMAAANAQIGVARSAYFPDITLSPTFGWESTRFGGLFSVPSLMWSVGATASEVLFDGGKRAAGVDFAQAGYESAQASYRQTVLTAFQEVQNAVTGLSVLERASTDGQAAVDDARKSFDLANDRYQGGLVAFIDVLNAEQQLLTSERQEVQIQGQQIATVVFLAKALGGGWSAGDREMACSAGTCREVPKTEGKG; via the coding sequence ATGAAGTGGAGAAACACGCGGCCACGGCCGCTGGCTTGTTTCACGGCGCTCGGCGCGATCGGTCTTGCGGCCTGCACTGTGGGCCCTGACTACCACGCGCCGCAAACGCAAAGCCCGACGGCGTGGCGCGTCGATTCCGCCGATTCGTACTGGCACGCGGCGCAGCCTTCGCATGCCCCGCTCGATCCGCAATGGTGGCAGGCCTTCGACAACCCCGAGTTCGACGCTCTGGAAACCGCCGCGCTTGCCGAGAACCAGACGCTGCGCGTGGCCGCCGCCCACTACGCCCAGGCGCGCGCCACGCTCGCTTCGGTGTCGTCGCAGCAAAGCCCGCAGGTCGGGCTCGACACGGGCCTCGCGCGCGAGCGCGTTTCCGCGAACCGGCCGCTGACGAACTACGCGACGCCCAACACGTCGACCGTGCAGAACCAGGTCACCGTTGGCGCGACCGTGAGCTACGAGCTGGATCTGTTCGGGCGCATCCGCCGCATGGTGGAGTCGGCGCAGGCTTCGACGCAGCAGGCCGGCGACGATCTCGCCAATGCGCGCCTCGTGCTCACGGCCGAACTCGCCACCGACTACTTCGCCATGCGTGAACTCGACAATGAGATCGACGTGGTGAACCGCTCGGCGCAACTGCAGCAAAAGGCGCTCGATTTCGTGTCCGCGCAGCACGATCTCGGCGCGGTTTCGGGCCTCGAGCTGCTACAGCAAAAAGCGCAGCTCGCCGCGACGCAAACCCAGGTGCATCTGCTCGAAAACCAGCGTCAGCAGGAGCAGAACGCCATTGCCGTGCTGGTCGGCCGGGCGGCGCCCGACTTCACGATTGCGCAGAAGGTCACGCCGCTGCCGGTGCCGGCGCTTCCCACCGGCCTGCCGAGCGAGTTGCTGCAGCGGCGCCCCGACGTGGCGTCGGCCGAGCGCGCGATGGCCGCGGCCAATGCGCAGATCGGCGTGGCGCGTTCCGCGTACTTCCCGGACATCACGCTTTCGCCCACGTTCGGCTGGGAATCGACGCGCTTTGGCGGCCTTTTTTCCGTGCCGAGCCTGATGTGGTCGGTGGGCGCGACGGCGAGCGAGGTGCTGTTCGACGGCGGCAAGCGCGCGGCGGGCGTCGATTTCGCGCAGGCCGGCTACGAGTCGGCGCAGGCGAGTTATCGTCAGACCGTGCTCACCGCGTTCCAGGAGGTGCAAAATGCGGTAACGGGCCTTTCGGTGCTGGAGCGCGCATCGACCGACGGCCAGGCGGCCGTGGACGACGCACGCAAGTCCTTCGATCTCGCCAACGACCGCTATCAGGGCGGCCTCGTGGCGTTCATCGACGTGCTCAACGCGGAGCAGCAGTTGCTCACGAGCGAGCGCCAGGAGGTGCAGATTCAAGGCCAGCAGATCGCCACCGTGGTGTTTCTCGCGAAGGCGCTGGGCGGCGGCTGGAGCGCCGGCGATCGCGAGATGGCATGCAGCGCGGGTACGTGCCGCGAAGTGCCGAAGACCGAGGGTAAAGGCTAA